One Desulfovulcanus ferrireducens genomic window carries:
- a CDS encoding response regulator: MKILIADDSKENIYMLESLLKGYGYEVEPASDGLEALEKISKTDFDMIISDVLMPRMDGFQLCREIKKDQRLKKIPFIFYSATYTDPNDEVFALSLGAERYIIKPTEPHIFIEIIKDVIKNREKEAQAPVIPPVEEETVYLKLYNERLINKLEDKMVELEEVNRVLKESEKRYRNLLDNANDAVVVLNDSGYINYANPKFYEMSGYSVDEVKNLHFSQMVHPDDLNMVTENFRKALAGEDTSQNYEFRGLAKSGETIYLDNNVSTLHEEGITSLLAIARDITQRKLTEAKLEQSLDKLQRAMEGTIQAMALTAETRDPYTAGHQWRVAKLARAIAEEMDLPENQIEAVYMAAIVHDIGKIYVPAEILSKPGRITEIEFSMIKTHSQVGYDILKNIEFPWPLAKIVLQHHERLDGSGYPSGLTGENILLEAKIIAVADVIEAMASHRPYRPALGIDKALEEISQNRGIIYEASIVDACLRLFKKGFSFE, encoded by the coding sequence GTGAAAATCTTAATTGCCGACGATAGCAAAGAAAACATCTACATGTTAGAATCCTTGCTGAAAGGATATGGCTACGAAGTGGAACCAGCATCTGATGGTCTTGAAGCTCTGGAAAAAATCTCGAAGACCGATTTTGATATGATCATCTCCGACGTCCTGATGCCCAGGATGGATGGATTTCAGCTCTGCCGCGAGATAAAAAAGGACCAGAGACTAAAAAAAATCCCATTTATCTTTTACTCTGCCACCTATACCGATCCCAACGATGAAGTATTTGCCTTGAGCCTTGGTGCGGAACGATACATCATCAAACCTACAGAACCTCATATTTTTATTGAAATCATAAAGGATGTTATCAAAAACCGCGAAAAGGAAGCTCAGGCCCCGGTTATCCCCCCTGTTGAAGAAGAGACAGTCTATTTAAAACTATATAATGAGCGTCTCATCAATAAGCTGGAAGACAAAATGGTGGAGTTGGAAGAAGTAAACAGGGTCTTAAAAGAATCGGAAAAAAGATATCGAAACTTGCTCGACAATGCCAATGACGCCGTAGTAGTTTTAAATGATTCTGGCTATATAAATTATGCCAACCCTAAATTCTATGAAATGTCAGGCTATTCGGTTGATGAAGTGAAAAATTTGCATTTTAGCCAGATGGTCCATCCTGATGATTTAAATATGGTTACAGAAAATTTCAGAAAAGCATTGGCCGGCGAAGATACTTCCCAAAACTACGAATTTCGAGGTCTGGCCAAGTCCGGAGAGACGATTTATTTGGATAATAATGTTAGTACGCTACATGAAGAAGGAATAACCAGCTTACTGGCAATCGCGAGAGACATCACCCAACGCAAGCTCACCGAAGCAAAGCTTGAGCAGAGCTTGGACAAGTTGCAAAGAGCCATGGAGGGAACCATTCAAGCCATGGCATTGACTGCTGAAACTAGGGACCCGTACACTGCCGGCCATCAGTGGCGGGTGGCCAAGCTTGCCCGGGCCATAGCCGAAGAGATGGACCTTCCAGAGAATCAGATTGAGGCTGTTTACATGGCCGCAATTGTTCATGATATAGGCAAGATATATGTACCTGCTGAAATTCTCAGTAAACCGGGTCGAATAACCGAAATCGAATTTAGTATGATTAAAACGCACTCTCAGGTCGGATATGATATACTGAAAAACATAGAATTTCCATGGCCGCTTGCCAAAATCGTGCTTCAACACCATGAAAGATTGGATGGTTCCGGATATCCCTCAGGACTGACCGGCGAAAATATTCTCCTGGAAGCCAAAATTATAGCCGTGGCAGATGTAATCGAGGCCATGGCATCCCACCGGCCATACCGGCCGGCGCTCGGTATAGATAAGGCCCTGGAGGAAATCTCGCAGAATAGGGGTATCATCTATGAGGCTAGTATAGTTGATGCTTGCTTGAGACTTTTCAAGAAAGGATTTAGTTTTGAATAG
- a CDS encoding response regulator, with the protein MQKRILIVEDNEQNLYLATFLLEQKGYKVIAAQNGLEAIDKTLTEKPDLILMDIQLPEVNGYEATKRIKSMSEIHHIPIVALTSYAMVGDREKALAIGCVGYIEKPFDPETFVSEIEKYL; encoded by the coding sequence ATGCAGAAAAGGATATTGATAGTTGAGGATAACGAACAGAATCTGTACTTGGCAACTTTCCTTTTGGAACAAAAGGGGTACAAAGTCATCGCTGCTCAAAACGGCCTGGAGGCAATAGATAAAACCTTAACGGAAAAGCCTGATTTGATACTCATGGACATACAACTCCCCGAGGTAAATGGTTATGAGGCCACAAAGCGCATAAAGAGCATGAGCGAAATCCATCATATTCCCATCGTCGCGCTTACTTCTTATGCCATGGTAGGAGATAGAGAAAAAGCACTTGCTATTGGCTGCGTGGGCTATATTGAAAAACCATTTGACCCAGAGACATTCGTGTCTGAAATTGAAAAATACCTTTGA
- a CDS encoding sensor histidine kinase yields MSLILIVSIIIRLSAMFLSFVILRRTKDWRIGFMTLMLGLMAMRQTLTLMKGDDSWRTLVTGEIEELPGLIVSVMALLAIFFLKRIIIELQQAKEALQEKESMVQSLIANAPYSVWICNGDGTIIYINQAAMKLFGVNDAAKIVRKYNIYHHSNKAEKPLLAYFERAWAGEVVRFRQDLDVPTTKQNSSRQQTLHFYTTLFAIPTSDPQRSNIVVIQEDFTEKVRTDEHIRHLQRVLKAIRDINQLIVREKNRQTLLQRACEILNQTRDYKLVWIGLVEAESKDVLPVAQAGLEANYLKSVKITRDDSETGKGPTNTAIKTKKPVIMRDIPNNPRCKPSTKEAIKRGYASSAAIPLIYEERVYGALNVYEARPDAFNDEELELLEEVAMDIAFALYNIEMEEKRKHAEEVLRNAHEELEAKVAERTKELALANAKLKEIDRLKSEFLATMSHELRTPLNSIIGFVGIILQGITGEINEEQRKQLSMVYASAKHLLSLINDILDLSRIESGKMETAVEQVRIEDIISQVAQTLSPIISEKGLKLNTKIPAEIPEIYSDKKKIFQVLLNLVNNAVKFTEQGEIRIECEVDEANMKVSVSDTGIGIKKENMNHLFESFRQIDGTAQRRYQGAGLGLYLCKKLVTLLGGRIWAESEYGKGSKFTFTLPLRLEKESSYAEKDIDS; encoded by the coding sequence ATGAGCCTAATTCTTATTGTTTCTATAATAATTCGCCTGAGCGCAATGTTCTTATCTTTTGTTATACTACGCCGCACTAAAGATTGGCGCATCGGATTTATGACCTTAATGTTGGGATTAATGGCCATGCGTCAAACTTTAACATTGATGAAAGGAGATGATTCGTGGCGTACTCTTGTCACAGGTGAAATAGAAGAGCTTCCGGGGCTAATTGTTAGCGTAATGGCACTTTTAGCCATCTTCTTTTTAAAACGTATTATTATCGAACTGCAACAGGCAAAAGAGGCCCTGCAGGAAAAAGAGTCCATGGTCCAATCTCTTATTGCCAACGCCCCATATAGTGTCTGGATATGTAATGGAGATGGGACGATCATTTATATTAACCAGGCAGCAATGAAACTGTTTGGGGTAAATGACGCTGCAAAGATCGTTCGTAAATACAACATCTATCACCACAGCAACAAAGCCGAAAAACCACTTCTCGCTTATTTTGAACGTGCTTGGGCCGGCGAAGTTGTCCGCTTCCGCCAGGACCTGGACGTACCAACAACTAAACAGAACTCATCGCGTCAACAAACCTTGCATTTTTATACGACACTATTCGCCATTCCGACCAGTGATCCACAGCGCTCCAACATCGTCGTAATCCAGGAAGATTTCACAGAAAAGGTACGAACAGATGAGCACATTCGACATCTTCAACGTGTTTTAAAGGCGATCAGGGACATCAATCAATTGATTGTGCGCGAGAAGAATCGACAAACGCTATTGCAAAGGGCCTGCGAGATCCTAAATCAGACACGAGACTATAAACTTGTATGGATCGGGTTGGTTGAGGCAGAAAGTAAAGATGTTTTGCCCGTAGCCCAGGCTGGTTTGGAGGCGAACTATCTAAAATCGGTAAAGATCACCCGGGATGACTCAGAGACGGGCAAAGGGCCAACAAATACAGCCATCAAGACCAAGAAGCCTGTTATCATGCGGGACATCCCCAATAACCCCCGGTGTAAACCTTCGACGAAGGAAGCAATTAAACGGGGATACGCCTCGTCTGCGGCTATACCCCTGATTTATGAAGAAAGGGTCTATGGTGCTCTTAATGTGTATGAAGCTCGCCCTGATGCCTTTAATGATGAGGAGTTGGAGCTACTTGAAGAAGTTGCCATGGATATCGCCTTTGCCCTGTATAATATTGAAATGGAAGAAAAACGAAAGCATGCGGAAGAAGTGCTGCGCAATGCACATGAGGAACTGGAGGCCAAGGTGGCGGAACGAACCAAGGAATTAGCCCTGGCCAACGCTAAACTCAAAGAAATAGACCGCCTCAAGTCTGAATTTCTTGCCACCATGAGCCATGAGCTTAGAACCCCTCTAAATTCCATTATCGGCTTTGTGGGTATAATATTGCAGGGCATCACCGGAGAAATCAACGAAGAGCAGAGAAAACAGCTTTCCATGGTCTATGCTTCCGCAAAACATCTTTTGAGCCTGATAAATGATATCCTGGACCTCTCCAGAATTGAATCCGGCAAAATGGAAACCGCAGTAGAACAGGTTAGGATAGAGGATATTATATCTCAGGTAGCTCAAACATTGTCTCCTATAATTTCAGAAAAAGGCTTGAAACTTAACACGAAAATACCGGCCGAAATACCGGAGATCTACAGCGACAAAAAGAAAATTTTTCAGGTTCTTCTAAATTTGGTCAACAACGCAGTAAAATTTACTGAACAAGGAGAGATAAGAATTGAGTGTGAAGTTGATGAAGCAAATATGAAAGTAAGCGTTTCAGACACAGGTATTGGAATCAAAAAAGAGAATATGAACCATCTTTTCGAGTCCTTTCGTCAAATCGACGGTACTGCGCAGCGCAGGTATCAAGGTGCTGGTCTGGGACTTTATCTTTGCAAAAAATTAGTAACATTACTGGGCGGAAGGATTTGGGCGGAAAGTGAATATGGAAAAGGTTCCAAGTTTACCTTTACCCTCCCTCTCAGGCTCGAAAAGGAGAGTAGTTATGCAGAAAAGGATATTGATAGTTGA
- a CDS encoding phosphoribosyltransferase, with amino-acid sequence MFYDRSQAGKRLAEKLLRYKDEHPVILALPRGGVPVAFEVAMKLRAPLDIVIVRKLGAPGQKELAIGALVEAKKPLVFLNNYIMNALQVSESYLEEEIANETEEMKRRQKMYRGEKQRTPLKNKIIIVIDDGIATGASMRAALMGLRADEPKKIILAVPVAPPDIIEELEQLVDEVVCLETPAIFFAVGEHYTDFSQTTDDEVIALLDEAKEQLQK; translated from the coding sequence ATGTTTTATGATAGAAGCCAAGCAGGCAAGCGGCTGGCAGAAAAACTCCTGCGCTATAAAGACGAACACCCTGTTATCCTTGCCCTTCCAAGAGGCGGAGTCCCTGTGGCCTTCGAAGTAGCAATGAAACTTCGTGCTCCACTGGATATCGTGATTGTAAGAAAGCTTGGTGCTCCGGGACAGAAAGAGCTGGCCATCGGCGCATTGGTGGAAGCCAAAAAACCACTGGTCTTCCTCAACAACTATATTATGAACGCTCTCCAGGTAAGCGAATCCTATCTGGAAGAAGAAATTGCCAATGAAACTGAAGAGATGAAAAGACGCCAAAAAATGTATCGAGGAGAGAAACAACGGACTCCGCTGAAAAACAAGATAATAATTGTCATTGATGACGGTATTGCAACCGGTGCTTCTATGAGAGCGGCATTGATGGGGTTAAGGGCTGATGAACCTAAAAAAATTATCCTCGCCGTCCCTGTGGCGCCACCGGACATAATAGAAGAGTTGGAACAACTTGTTGATGAGGTTGTCTGCCTGGAAACACCGGCAATATTCTTTGCCGTGGGAGAACACTATACGGATTTCTCTCAGACTACGGACGACGAAGTGATTGCTCTTCTTGATGAGGCAAAGGAACAACTTCAAAAATGA
- a CDS encoding dienelactone hydrolase family protein, translating into MQKSLKAPIKELIFIQAAEIELEGLLEVPPNPIGLVLFAHGSGSSRHSRRNNYVASLLKKAKIATLLFDLLTDREEADRTNVFDIELLSKRLINATDYVKKDSRVSKLPFGYFGASTGAAAALNASTKNEYIKAIVSRGGRPDLAEGSLSLVKAPTLLIVGGNDFGVIELNERAYNQLACEKELTIVHGATHLFEEPGKLEEVAKLARNWFVKYLKG; encoded by the coding sequence ATGCAAAAGAGTCTAAAAGCCCCCATCAAGGAACTGATTTTTATCCAAGCGGCTGAAATTGAGCTAGAAGGGCTGCTCGAAGTTCCTCCAAACCCAATAGGCCTGGTGCTTTTCGCCCACGGAAGCGGTAGCAGCAGACATAGCAGAAGAAACAACTATGTAGCCAGTTTACTCAAAAAGGCCAAAATTGCAACATTGCTTTTTGACCTGCTAACGGATAGGGAGGAAGCGGACAGAACGAATGTATTTGATATCGAACTGTTATCTAAAAGACTTATCAATGCTACCGACTACGTAAAAAAAGATAGTCGGGTCAGTAAGCTTCCTTTTGGTTACTTTGGTGCAAGCACTGGAGCAGCCGCTGCGCTGAATGCCTCTACAAAAAACGAGTACATTAAAGCGATTGTTTCCAGGGGAGGCAGGCCGGACCTGGCCGAAGGCAGCCTTTCCTTGGTTAAAGCCCCTACACTACTAATTGTAGGAGGTAACGATTTTGGCGTGATTGAGCTTAACGAAAGAGCGTATAATCAACTCGCCTGCGAAAAAGAACTAACGATCGTTCACGGCGCCACCCATCTCTTTGAAGAACCGGGAAAGCTGGAAGAAGTAGCTAAACTGGCAAGGAATTGGTTCGTCAAATATCTAAAAGGATAA
- a CDS encoding SagB/ThcOx family dehydrogenase, with translation MFHTTTKKTKLPRPLYNGGFSVEYALQQRRSVRNFKKGPLSLAEVSQLLWAAQGLTDPGGFRTAPSAGALYPLEVYIAVGSVENLSAGVYKYIPLEHQLVKTVEGDIRRELSTAALNQSWVKNNAALLVFSAVEYRTTQKYGRRGIRYVHIEVGHAAQNVLLQAEALNLGVAVVGAFNDERVEDIMKMSKDEHALYLMPIGRK, from the coding sequence ATGTTCCATACAACAACGAAGAAAACAAAACTGCCTCGGCCTCTCTATAATGGCGGGTTCTCTGTTGAATATGCTTTGCAGCAGAGACGTTCTGTAAGGAACTTCAAAAAAGGGCCATTGTCGCTCGCTGAAGTATCGCAACTGTTGTGGGCTGCACAGGGATTAACAGACCCAGGCGGGTTCAGGACAGCACCTTCTGCAGGAGCCCTTTATCCCCTTGAGGTATACATAGCGGTAGGGAGTGTCGAAAATCTGAGCGCTGGCGTTTACAAATATATACCCCTTGAACATCAACTTGTAAAAACTGTGGAAGGCGATATACGTCGTGAGCTCTCAACAGCCGCGCTCAACCAGAGTTGGGTGAAAAATAATGCAGCACTGTTAGTTTTTTCCGCTGTAGAATATCGAACGACCCAAAAGTACGGACGCAGGGGAATTCGCTACGTGCATATTGAAGTAGGTCACGCTGCACAAAATGTGCTTCTGCAAGCGGAAGCATTAAACCTTGGTGTTGCTGTGGTAGGAGCCTTTAATGATGAAAGGGTGGAAGACATAATGAAAATGTCAAAGGATGAGCACGCCTTATATCTTATGCCCATCGGCAGAAAATAG
- a CDS encoding HPF/RaiA family ribosome-associated protein has protein sequence MQSPLQISFRNLDRSLAVEANVREKVEKLDKLFKEIITCRVSVEALHKRHNKGNLYDVRIYITVPDGELVVSRRPDLHHAHEDIYVAVRDAFNAAQRQLRDYFRRRKGHFKTHQVVPQGKISQLFLDEGYGWITTPGGRQIYFHENSVLNHSFNDLKIGTNVQFHEEKGEHGPQASTVRVMGRYQI, from the coding sequence ATGCAATCACCCTTACAGATCAGTTTTCGTAATTTGGACAGGTCCTTGGCAGTCGAAGCAAATGTCCGGGAGAAGGTTGAAAAGTTAGACAAACTTTTCAAGGAAATCATAACCTGTCGGGTTAGTGTCGAAGCCTTGCATAAGCGCCACAACAAAGGCAATCTCTACGATGTACGGATTTACATCACCGTTCCGGATGGAGAACTGGTCGTCAGTCGGCGACCTGATCTCCATCATGCCCACGAGGATATCTATGTGGCAGTCCGCGATGCGTTCAACGCAGCGCAGCGCCAGCTAAGGGATTATTTCAGGCGTCGCAAGGGACATTTTAAAACGCACCAAGTAGTACCTCAAGGAAAAATCTCACAACTATTCTTGGATGAAGGTTACGGATGGATTACGACACCTGGCGGCAGACAGATCTATTTCCACGAGAACAGCGTCTTGAACCACAGCTTCAATGACTTGAAAATCGGTACAAATGTCCAGTTTCATGAGGAAAAGGGCGAACATGGCCCCCAGGCTAGTACAGTGAGAGTTATGGGCAGATACCAAATCTAG
- a CDS encoding BCAM0308 family protein, translating to MNKGRYGRNDKLIKEHRHDVYEENRGPEPSLCTECGALFVNGRWTWKKTGEYTSKMVCPACRRCADNYPAGYIQIKGEFFEGHRDEILNLLRNVEEMEKGEHPLERIMLITNEDDHTLVTTTGVHIARRIGEALSRSYKGDFSFQYGEGEKSIRVYWQR from the coding sequence ATGAATAAAGGCCGTTACGGAAGAAATGACAAGTTAATCAAAGAACACCGGCATGATGTTTACGAAGAAAACCGCGGGCCGGAACCTAGTCTATGCACTGAATGTGGTGCCCTCTTTGTAAATGGACGCTGGACATGGAAAAAAACAGGAGAATACACAAGCAAAATGGTTTGTCCTGCCTGTCGACGTTGTGCTGACAACTACCCTGCTGGCTACATCCAAATAAAAGGAGAATTTTTTGAAGGGCACCGGGACGAAATATTAAACCTTCTTCGCAACGTAGAGGAAATGGAGAAAGGCGAACATCCCCTAGAAAGAATTATGTTAATTACAAACGAAGATGACCATACATTGGTAACGACAACCGGGGTTCATATTGCCCGACGAATCGGGGAAGCATTGTCTCGATCTTACAAAGGAGATTTTTCGTTTCAATACGGAGAAGGAGAAAAAAGCATAAGGGTCTATTGGCAGCGGTAA
- a CDS encoding efflux RND transporter permease subunit, whose product MKHKNFAEFVLSRSHLVASLVLITAVLGLIGFKYMPLNLFPDANYPSVVVLISQPGAAAGDMEDKVTRPLEKVLASISLVRKVRSVSQDEMVAVAVEFEYEKGLDAAATDVANAIKRIEASLPPDILPPQIFKVSDATVPVFTLALSPKPGTHLDLSKVRQLADNELREDFLRIPEVGDVEVFGGYSPELLVEIDARRLHAHGLSLEQVIMAIRSQNINLPAGLILQDHQQFRLKTSGEKLTRAEIEEIVIASSAQGEISLKDVARVRTHYRERQSLFRGNGHPAIGVNLLRSETGHVTTTIAAVEKALPEIEAKYPEIAFEIADTQKELIGTSIDNMVDALRDSVIMTVGVIFLVLASLRLSLLSAISIPLACCMAFAGMYLLGYELNIVTLTAIILSVGLLVDDSIVVIENIERHATTLGKPIRQAVVDGLNEIVLADWAGTFTTVIVLVPIMFIGGYVEKILRPLTTVLSLTLAASFLVSVTIIPLLAPYVVGRSSKRNPLERLATLVDRYTIEPMKDFFAKLVHVGLRHRAVFLLGGVILLILSIRQLPLAGRDLMPPMDTGIIKINFEAESDASLSATESIAKRLEAILMEMPEVQLISVAVGSEPGVVSFGTGRIPQQGQITAHFVDRFHRKETIWELEEKVRLKAATIPGLKSIDVYDFGATPLSSIAAPVDVMLSGPDPKILDSLADEVVRRLRKVRGLTTVTRSWTGDRTEVVLKVDEAQAIRYGLDPVEISRQIATAVNGGPASILRVPGEDGYQIRIRYAPHRRDSLMDIKSIQITTKTGPIPLSQIATLARTKTRTKFTRQNLEPTVNIYGYRSEAAISHIQAQVSKTLQGLPLPPGYRLSQEGEIKKMGESGQRLAKALSVAVILLFFSLATAFRSWTNPIVIMGAIPLALIGAAWGLLLTGRHMCMPASMGMILLAGIVVNNSILLIDFIEKARAKGMALLEAIEQSVRMRTRPILMTVACTVVGMLPVALEQALGLERLSPLAVVAIGGLVSSTILTLVYIPILYSLLDGLREKVLRKFHLIRGTHSSHGND is encoded by the coding sequence ATGAAACACAAAAATTTTGCGGAGTTTGTCCTTTCACGATCCCACCTTGTTGCGTCCCTTGTCTTGATTACAGCGGTCCTGGGGTTGATAGGCTTTAAATACATGCCCCTGAACCTCTTTCCAGACGCCAATTACCCGTCTGTGGTGGTGCTTATCTCACAGCCGGGTGCAGCGGCAGGGGATATGGAGGACAAAGTCACGCGTCCTTTGGAAAAGGTACTCGCCTCTATCAGCCTCGTCCGTAAAGTCCGTTCGGTGAGCCAGGACGAGATGGTCGCGGTTGCGGTGGAATTTGAGTACGAAAAAGGCCTGGACGCTGCAGCAACAGATGTAGCCAATGCAATAAAACGCATCGAGGCAAGTCTTCCCCCGGACATCTTACCCCCCCAAATCTTTAAGGTGAGTGACGCCACAGTGCCGGTCTTTACCCTGGCCCTGAGCCCCAAGCCAGGCACGCACCTGGACTTGTCAAAGGTCCGCCAGCTTGCAGACAATGAACTGCGTGAGGACTTTCTTCGAATCCCGGAAGTGGGAGATGTAGAAGTCTTTGGAGGATATTCTCCAGAACTTTTGGTGGAGATCGATGCTCGCCGTCTCCATGCCCATGGTCTTTCCCTGGAACAGGTCATAATGGCCATTCGGTCACAAAACATCAACCTCCCTGCCGGGTTGATCCTCCAGGATCACCAGCAGTTCCGACTGAAAACCTCAGGGGAAAAGCTGACCAGGGCCGAGATTGAAGAGATCGTGATCGCAAGCAGTGCCCAAGGCGAGATCTCCCTCAAGGACGTGGCCCGGGTCCGCACCCATTACCGGGAACGACAATCTCTCTTTCGCGGAAACGGTCATCCTGCCATTGGCGTAAACCTATTGAGATCGGAAACCGGACATGTCACCACCACTATTGCTGCTGTGGAAAAGGCCCTGCCAGAAATCGAGGCCAAGTACCCTGAAATTGCATTCGAGATCGCTGACACCCAGAAGGAACTCATAGGTACCAGCATCGACAATATGGTCGATGCCCTGCGCGACTCTGTGATCATGACCGTAGGGGTAATTTTCCTGGTGCTGGCCAGTCTAAGACTCTCGCTTCTGTCGGCCATATCTATTCCCCTCGCCTGCTGCATGGCTTTTGCCGGCATGTATCTCTTGGGTTACGAATTGAACATCGTCACCCTTACCGCAATCATTCTCTCAGTAGGTCTCCTGGTGGATGACAGCATCGTGGTCATCGAAAACATCGAACGACACGCAACTACCCTGGGCAAACCCATCCGCCAAGCCGTAGTGGATGGCCTGAACGAGATCGTCCTTGCGGACTGGGCTGGCACCTTTACCACCGTGATCGTGCTTGTGCCCATTATGTTCATCGGAGGCTACGTAGAGAAGATACTTCGGCCGCTCACTACTGTCTTGTCCCTTACCCTCGCGGCCTCCTTTCTCGTATCCGTGACCATTATCCCGCTCCTGGCCCCATATGTAGTTGGCCGGTCTTCAAAACGAAATCCTCTCGAACGCCTGGCGACCCTGGTGGACCGCTATACTATAGAGCCCATGAAAGACTTTTTTGCCAAGCTCGTCCATGTGGGGCTCAGGCACCGCGCCGTCTTTCTCCTTGGCGGTGTGATCCTCTTGATCCTCAGCATCAGGCAACTTCCACTGGCAGGCCGGGATCTCATGCCCCCCATGGATACCGGGATCATCAAGATCAACTTTGAAGCCGAGTCCGACGCTTCGCTCTCAGCTACAGAGTCCATAGCAAAACGGTTGGAAGCCATCCTGATGGAGATGCCAGAGGTGCAGCTCATCTCGGTTGCCGTGGGCTCCGAACCCGGCGTTGTCAGCTTTGGTACCGGCCGCATCCCGCAACAGGGCCAGATTACTGCCCATTTCGTGGACCGGTTTCACCGTAAGGAAACCATTTGGGAGTTGGAGGAGAAAGTACGTCTAAAGGCAGCCACCATTCCAGGGCTCAAGTCCATTGACGTCTACGACTTCGGCGCGACACCCCTGTCGTCAATAGCAGCTCCGGTGGATGTTATGCTGTCAGGGCCAGACCCGAAAATCCTGGATAGCCTTGCAGATGAGGTAGTCCGTCGTCTGCGAAAAGTCCGGGGCCTGACCACGGTTACCCGCTCCTGGACAGGAGACAGGACAGAGGTCGTCCTCAAGGTTGATGAAGCCCAGGCCATTCGCTATGGCCTGGATCCCGTGGAGATCAGCCGCCAGATAGCAACGGCTGTGAACGGCGGCCCGGCCTCGATTCTACGCGTTCCTGGCGAAGACGGCTATCAGATTCGGATCCGCTACGCCCCGCATAGACGGGACAGCCTGATGGACATAAAATCTATACAAATCACAACCAAGACCGGGCCCATCCCCCTTTCCCAAATCGCCACGCTTGCCCGTACCAAGACAAGAACGAAGTTTACACGCCAGAACCTTGAACCAACTGTGAACATCTACGGTTATCGGAGCGAAGCAGCAATCAGTCACATCCAGGCTCAGGTTTCCAAGACCCTGCAAGGGCTGCCACTCCCTCCTGGCTACCGTCTAAGTCAAGAAGGCGAAATAAAAAAGATGGGAGAATCGGGCCAGCGGCTTGCCAAGGCCTTAAGCGTAGCAGTCATCCTCCTCTTTTTCTCCCTGGCCACGGCCTTCCGTTCGTGGACCAATCCTATTGTAATCATGGGCGCTATTCCCCTGGCTTTAATCGGGGCCGCGTGGGGCCTCCTCCTGACCGGCCGTCACATGTGCATGCCTGCCTCCATGGGTATGATTTTGCTTGCTGGAATCGTGGTGAACAATTCCATACTCTTGATCGACTTCATCGAAAAGGCCAGGGCAAAAGGCATGGCTCTGCTTGAGGCCATCGAACAATCCGTTCGCATGCGTACTCGTCCCATCCTCATGACTGTTGCCTGCACCGTGGTCGGTATGCTGCCTGTGGCGTTAGAGCAGGCCCTTGGACTTGAACGCCTTTCCCCGCTGGCCGTAGTGGCCATTGGCGGACTCGTAAGCTCCACCATCCTCACTCTGGTCTATATTCCGATTCTCTATAGCCTCTTGGATGGATTGAGGGAGAAGGTGCTACGAAAATTTCATCTTATAAGAGGTACTCACAGCTCTCATGGCAATGACTAA